The Juglans regia cultivar Chandler chromosome 1, Walnut 2.0, whole genome shotgun sequence nucleotide sequence TTTGGTGAAAAGCCGATGATTTACCTAAGCGTGTGATGAGTACTCATTACACGGGTCCAGGGTTTAACTTGGTTAAAGACGTGTTTCCATGGTCTCTGGGAttcctcataaaaaaaaaactttagcaTGTCCTTTATATTcacataattaaattataattatacagaTTTGTTAAtgcttaaaaataattaagaatgtttatATTCCGACCTCAGTTCTTCTCAACTTCAATAGAGATAGTGACCttggaatgaaattatgaaaatcattgGCTTCATTGGCAATATTGTTTATGGCCAAGGCTTTAATAACATTCTTCAGATTAATTTAGTTGGCTCGGTCCCACCTTTAATGACTCAATAATCTTGTTCTCATTTGTTTGTAATTCAGGGAGTGGCCAGTCTAATCGCCTTCCTTGTGTCTGCCATATTCCATGAGGTAACGATGCCTTTTGTTTCCATTTGTTCCTAGTTTGTGTTTCCAATGACAATTCTATCTTTCAGCCCCTTGTGGTAGTAGAAGCTGAATGGAACATGttctttattctttatatattacaatttaccACAGTTGTCAGCTAGTTTATTCAAGGGATGATTAGGGTTTTGCTCCTGTCtttgatgtttatattttttgggcTGCGTAAGAACAAAACTTTTCCTTAAAGTAGTGCACACCCAAAGGTCAAGTCTTTggtgtaaatttatgttttctagAGTTTTATGTTCATGGAAAAAAGGAAGAGGGAGGGGAAGGTTGGAGCTGTACATGATATTGTGACTCATTGGTTAGGCATAAATTTGAGGTAGGTCATACCATAAACGCATCAAAAACCATAATAGGATATTGCATGCCAAACCAAGAGAGCTGCTTTTATCCAGTAAATCTATAGTCAGAAATTTTGCTGTGTGTCTAATAGCAAGCATCTGGTAGTAATACAGATCCTGACATCGACCACAATCTTCAAGGGAGCACTTATCCTATATTTCTCGTTTGGTTTGTCAGATTTATATtggtgtatttataaaaaaacatgttttgagAAAGGAGTAGATCAACGATAAAAATAGTGGCATTGAATGAGAGAGAAGGATGGAATGATGTTGCATTGTCACAATATGACCGTTCacatcttacttatcaaaaaataaaatatgaccgTTCACATATAGAAATTGCGGTAGCCAAAATGTTGGAGCTAGAATGTACCTCAGGGTGATCTGCCACAAGAACCACAACTTCAAAGTCATTTGAATGTGACTTTCCATGTTGGCTTTGCCCATCTATATACGTTcatgctctctctcttcatggTCAAAGAAGCCTTTTATAGAAAAAGTAATCAAAATTTACCGTTATACTgttatacctataaaaaaaagagaagttatGCTTATATAGCTGCCTCAATCTAAATCCTTAAATGATTTGTTGTTTCAAAAATGTAGTGCTTCAAGCATGTCTACTTATGTTGGaacttaattttgttttattcctCTGCAGTTGTGCATTGCTGTTCCTTGCCATATGTTCAAGCTGTGGGCTTTTATTGGCATTATGTTTCaggtaaaaaaattttgacctTTTTCCAGAATTATCCTACACccgaaaaaagaagaatattgATTGCAGTTTTCATAGTTAGACATGTGCTATTTATTACAGCAAAGATTATATCTGGACATGAGGTTAATGATAATTGTCGTTCCTTGTCAATAGGTTCCCTTGGTTCTGATCACTAATTACCTGCAAAATAAGTTCAGAAACTCCATGGTACGTATCAGTTTTCAcgcataataattttattcaaccttACGCAGCACTGAATTTCTTATGCCATTCAAATTGGTTTACTACATTAATATTTCCCTGGTTTGTGCTAATCTTTTTTACCAGGTGGGAAATATGATCTTCTGGTTCATTTTCTGTATTCTGGGTCAACCCATGTGTGTGCTTCTATACTACCACGACTTGATGAACCGAAAAGGGCAGACTGAATAAACTATCAACTAACCCTTTCACTCTGGAAGTAAAGTTGCTGTAGATATGGTGCTTCCATTGTTTTCCCAAGGGTAACATGATTTTTCATGCAGCATCCCACTGATCCGGGTTtgatttcattcattcatttctgCTTCCATGCCGGGGCCATTTCGTCATGTGCCATATACTTGTTCCTCCTGAATGAAGTCCTGATAAATTGAATTGGTCTAGGTGCAATTTTGATGCTCAATGCTCTAGCAATAATTAGTGCCACAATTGTAGTACTGACTTAATTTGTTCACAATATAAATGATTCagattggaaaattttgatAGTCTAAGGTTTATGTATGTCTTCTGCCTTCTCTATTTTTAGTACTTTTAGAAATGCCTAAACATGAAACCTAGATAATCGGAAATTCTAGGTTTCACTGCTTGAACATTTAAGATTTGATCATTAGATGGATGAAAAATAGGACCTGCCAATATCATAATGGTTGGATCTTAAAGGAGGGGGCAACTTGTAAGGAAGTGGTAATTTAAGGGGgttggaaggaaaaatatagaaatgatatttgtagttatagGTTGTGCAAGTGTCgtttattccttttaaaaaaaattgaataaatatgaaatttatataaaaaaaaattaatattttaatagattgatatatttttcaaaaagagtgcgcaatatttatacaatttataattatatctagtaCTATTCTAATACAAGTTCTGTTATAGGCAAtcacttttgtatattttttacgTATTTCATTGATGTGATTGGTcaatatagttattttatattaaattaaaatgatgcagccaatcacattaatgaattgcgtaaaaaatatataaaaataactacataaaatttttgttaattaatgcTCTCCCCTAGAAATAACTTAACTCCACCACTCTTTTTTCCAACATAGAATGCAAAAATGGACCTTTTGAGATCAAAATatgatgtaaaaaataaaataaaataaaaacacaaacaatcTGTAAATCGAAATCGAAACCAATTTCTTGAGAATTTACTTGTAGCAGGGTAGTCTGTCTGAGTAATTGAGgtaaaaatcaaaaataaaaataaaaaaattgaagtttgaaTTACAATCTGTTGAGTTGAGTGCTACTTGTTTGATCATTTTGATTTGACTTTTCTTTCCCAATCGTACCTCCATTTTCCATGGCCCTCGAGTGCGTTATTTAGTGACTACTGTtgctacttttttcaaagttgaTATCGATGCTTTCGGAAGTAGCCTCAACTTTTGACTCCTACCAGAAAGCTTTTACCTTTTGGGTCacctttgttttttaaaaatatatcatctaattttattattataatttttttaatttttaatataaaataaaataaataattctaattttttcaaattttaaaataaaaatgatattaaaaaatatattctaacaattttttatttaattttttatctttaatctcattttatctcattttatctctaaaaacaaGCGAGCCAAACAAAGAGTTAAGCCATAACCACTGAAAAAGTGTTTCGAATTAGGCTAttgaatagtatattttattttattttttatttatttttttaatcatcataaatatttttaaaaaaataaaaaaatttataatattattaaaaaatatttttttaatcattaaataaaaaaaaatcattcggaCATTTTTTAAATCCCGAATTTGAgagctaaaatatttctcttaagtaaattatattacataactattttcttttttaaaataaaaaaaattggtactTTAATTATTATGACCCTATACAATACTTTTAAATTAGGATATATTCGGAGTAACGTACgcatttaattacaaaatttagGTCATAGTTCACATGTATATATGATctgaaattgattttaaaaccatCCCCTCCAATCCaatttttttgttgcaattacatgaaaaatgatatctaTGTTTCAGAAGGTGGGTCTTTCAATGTATGGTTAATACATCCCATTCCCACTTAAAATGATCACGTGGCACGTATTACGTGGTTAAATCTCACTGGTCCTTCCAGTTCTACGCGTAGGTGTTCCTGGCagcaaataaatataaataaaaaagcctTTCACTTTCTATCTTTTCTTGTCTTTCTCTTGTTTCATTGCTATCATCACCACCGACGCTGACAGAATTGTAGTCAGCGCCTCCTACCGAATCCATCGCAAGAATAGGCCGATGTTCCGAACTTCCATTCTCTGAAGacaatagttttttaaaaaggttttcagagatacaaaagaaaaacagatcCATTGGGGAAACCAAAACCATGGAAGATTTCAGATCCAAATCGGTTGCAAATGGAAGGATGCAGATGGAGAGCtacggtggtggtggtggtggggtgGGACCCACTACATCTGGGTTCAACAGTATGCAAGATCTCAGGTGCTACAGTGCTTCATACGCAACCTCGGCGCAAACAAACCAAACCCAGGTCGGAAATGATGCCAAGTTCAAGAAGGGAAAGTACACAAATGGGTCGATCTCGAATAGCTGGAGTTTCAATGATCCGGAGTTGCAGAGGAAGAGGAGGGTCGCTAGCTATAAGGTATATACGGTGGAAGGGAAGGTCAAAGGGTCGCTGAGAAAGACCTTTAGGTGGCTTAAGGACAGGTACTCCAGGGTTTTGGGGGGGTGGTagtaagaaagaagaaatttcTTTTGCAGGTTTTGGGTGCTTGTCTTGTTTTCTAAGGCTGTTCAATTCGACTTGGTGTACTGTGTATGTCTTTGAATGGAATGTTGGGTATATTTATAGGTATGAGGTTTTATGGATTCCAAATGTTGGGACTTTTGCCTTTTTCGGTTGGGTATGGTTTGTatattatgcaatttatttatgaataccAATTTGGAAAAGCCTTCTCTGTTAGTGTATGTTTCTATGTGTTGGGATTGATATGCAAAAGTGAATGAATATAAGCAATGTGAAAGTAAAAGCCTGTGTTTAGTCCTTGAATTGGCCATAAGAAATTTGTTGGGAGTCTGAGTAAATTAGATTGTCCAATTTTAAAACGACATGAACATTATATTGATCTAATAATTCGAACTGTCTACTCGCAAGATCTTTGGACAATGTTGTCTTTGCTTTGTATTATTTGGTCAAAACATTAGAGAAAATTTCGATTTTGTTGTCAATACTAACTACTGATTACCACAGATGTAGCATTAGATATGCTTTGCCTCTGTTTATGGAGATGGAGAGGCTTTAGTTATCTTAACTAATAGAGGGGcttttggatttattttggtCTTAGACAGACATCCTCGTACCCAATTACGTGTGTACACTCTTATCTTCAGTCCTTTTTTTGAAGAGTGATGGGGGTAGTTTTAGCTGGATAGGacagtgagatgagttgagagggaaatattattagaatattattttttaatgttattattattattttaagatttaaaaaagttaaattattttttatgtaaaaatttaaaaatattataatgatcaaatgagatgaaactctttcactatccaaacaggccATAGTCTCATCTCAAAAATGTTGTTCAATTTACTCGTTTTAACTTTTCTTTCGGAGTGTAATGATAAATTCATTGACAACAAAATGGGTACAAATAGGCATACAATAGGAACTCCAAATTATCAccaataaatttatcattttgaaGCTGattaaattgagatattttctaGGCTTCTTTTAGTTATACAgttcaaatgaaatgaaatgttttattgaaaattgaataaagtattattataatattattttttaatattatttttattttaaaatttaaaaaaattgaattgtttattatattttatttgaaaatttaaaaaaattataataattatataaaatgagatgagatagtttgaatttgCATAACCAAACCTTAATTGTTTGGCTGAAATTGCAAGGTTTAATTAGTGCATATAGTAAGCACAAAATGTTCATGTAGAGTCACATTGTTCAAAAATCACACTGACAATAGCCCCTTTGGATagacaaatcatctcatttggGTTGTATGATTTCAAAGTTTTGCCTAAACAttgtattttatcttttaagttttgaaaatatctaCTTAAATAAACAGTATAAAACTGATAGTATATAATTCAAAACAGTAAATAAACAGTGCAATCTGCCATGAATAGTATAAAATCTCAAGGATTTAGATACACTATAAATACAGTGGGatcccacttttttcaaatctcaaaattttaaaatcatctcatctcatctcatctcactatctaaacatatatttttttacaaactatctcatcttattttaattcaaaaaatttcatattttacttcATCTCATCTGAAATAAAACCCAGATGTGTCTGTTCATAATTGGCTATTTAATTCGGTTAGGCAACCGAAGAAAATCCCTATTTCGACTAATGTCCTATCACCCTttcgtaataataataataataaataattaaataattaaaaaaaaaacttaaaatcaattataatcAGTTCAATCTAGATTCTAAACTCCAACCCATCAATTTCAGAAACTGAACTTTCATTTATTAGTTGAGGGCCTGAGGCTGATCATTCCTCTACTTGAAAAAAGACGatttaatttagtt carries:
- the LOC109009124 gene encoding uncharacterized protein LOC109009124, with translation MEDFRSKSVANGRMQMESYGGGGGGVGPTTSGFNSMQDLRCYSASYATSAQTNQTQVGNDAKFKKGKYTNGSISNSWSFNDPELQRKRRVASYKVYTVEGKVKGSLRKTFRWLKDRYEVLWIPNVGTFAFFGWM